A genomic window from Streptomyces sp. HUAS YS2 includes:
- a CDS encoding WhiB family transcriptional regulator, whose product MADFSRLPGPNADLWDWQLLAACRGVDSSLFFHPEGERGAARSARENSAKEVCMRCPVRAECAAHALAVREPYGVWGGLTEDEREELMGRARNRLITASAPATASSTAGAART is encoded by the coding sequence ATGGCAGATTTCTCCCGGCTTCCCGGACCCAACGCCGATCTGTGGGACTGGCAACTCCTCGCGGCCTGCCGCGGGGTGGACAGCTCCCTCTTCTTCCACCCCGAGGGAGAGCGCGGCGCGGCACGGAGTGCGCGTGAGAACTCGGCGAAAGAGGTCTGCATGCGGTGCCCTGTCCGCGCTGAGTGCGCGGCGCACGCACTCGCCGTACGAGAGCCCTACGGCGTATGGGGCGGCCTCACCGAGGACGAACGCGAAGAACTCATGGGGCGGGCCCGCAACCGCCTCATCACCGCATCGGCGCCGGCCACGGCATCGAGCACGGCAGGCGCGGCGCGCACCTGA
- a CDS encoding LysR family transcriptional regulator — protein sequence MIEARHLRVLRAVAATGSFSAAARELGCTQPAVSQQMKALETSAGTPLLVRTGREMRLTQAGEALVRHASGILAGLTAAEEEVAAIAGLRAGRVRLVSFPSGSSTLVPTALAALRAAHPGTRVSLVEAEPPRSVEMLREGDCDVALAFRYGVNATEWDDLVVRPLLADRLVGLVPEGHPLAAAESVGIAELADESWIAGCPRCRRQLVDVCEKAGFTPRIDFATDDYPAVVGLVGAGLGVAVLPELAIESVRPKGARTVAVEPAVEREIVALTLPDLAQVPAVAATLDELTRAAAR from the coding sequence ATGATCGAGGCTCGTCACCTCCGTGTCCTGCGCGCCGTCGCCGCCACGGGATCCTTCTCCGCCGCCGCCCGTGAACTGGGCTGCACCCAGCCCGCGGTGAGCCAGCAGATGAAGGCCCTGGAGACCTCGGCCGGCACCCCGCTGCTGGTCCGCACCGGCCGCGAGATGCGGCTGACCCAGGCCGGCGAGGCCCTCGTCCGGCACGCCTCCGGCATCCTCGCCGGGCTCACCGCCGCCGAGGAGGAGGTCGCCGCGATCGCCGGGCTGCGGGCCGGCCGGGTCCGTCTCGTCTCGTTCCCCAGCGGCAGCTCCACGCTCGTGCCGACCGCGCTCGCCGCGCTGCGCGCCGCCCACCCGGGCACCCGGGTCTCTCTGGTCGAGGCCGAGCCGCCGCGCTCGGTGGAGATGCTTCGCGAGGGCGACTGCGACGTCGCGCTGGCGTTCCGGTACGGCGTGAACGCGACCGAGTGGGACGACCTGGTCGTCCGACCGCTGCTCGCCGACCGCCTGGTCGGCCTGGTTCCGGAGGGCCACCCGCTCGCCGCCGCGGAGTCGGTGGGGATCGCCGAACTCGCCGACGAGTCCTGGATCGCGGGCTGCCCGCGCTGCCGCCGGCAGCTCGTGGACGTCTGCGAGAAGGCTGGTTTCACCCCGCGCATCGACTTCGCCACCGACGACTACCCGGCGGTGGTGGGCCTGGTCGGCGCAGGCCTGGGCGTCGCCGTGCTGCCGGAGCTGGCCATCGAGTCCGTACGGCCCAAGGGGGCCCGGACGGTGGCCGTCGAGCCGGCCGTGGAGCGCGAGATCGTGGCCCTCACGCTCCCGGACCTGGCGCAGGTGCCGGCGGTCGCCGCGACGCTGGACGAGCTGACCCGCGCCGCCGCGCGCTGA
- a CDS encoding MOSC domain-containing protein gives MKLLSVNAGRARTVEYTDSASGMTGIDKRPVEGPVRVESPGARGVSGSGVAGDAVCDLRFHGGEDRAAYAFAREDLDRWERELGRPLANGSFGENLTTLGLDVNGALIGERWRIGADLVVEVTGGRIPCRTFAGFVEEDGWVRRFTQSQAGPGALLRVIEPGEIRAGDAVAVVHRPDHDITVAVLHRAVTVERTLLPGTLVAAEWMEAGLLETAQSYTAKYGGA, from the coding sequence ATGAAGCTTCTGAGCGTGAACGCCGGCCGGGCCCGCACCGTCGAGTACACCGACTCCGCCTCGGGCATGACCGGCATCGACAAGCGTCCGGTCGAGGGACCCGTACGGGTCGAGTCGCCGGGGGCGCGCGGTGTCTCGGGCAGCGGGGTGGCCGGCGACGCGGTGTGCGACCTGCGCTTCCACGGCGGCGAGGACCGCGCCGCGTACGCCTTCGCCCGCGAGGACCTCGACCGGTGGGAGCGGGAGCTGGGCCGGCCGCTGGCCAACGGCTCCTTCGGCGAGAACCTCACCACCCTCGGTCTGGACGTGAACGGCGCGCTGATCGGCGAGCGCTGGCGGATCGGCGCCGACCTGGTCGTCGAGGTCACCGGCGGCCGCATCCCGTGCCGCACCTTCGCGGGCTTCGTCGAGGAGGACGGCTGGGTGCGCCGCTTCACGCAGTCGCAGGCCGGTCCGGGCGCGCTGCTGCGGGTGATCGAGCCGGGCGAGATCCGGGCCGGCGACGCGGTGGCCGTCGTGCACCGCCCCGACCACGACATCACGGTCGCGGTGCTGCACCGGGCCGTCACCGTCGAGCGGACGCTGCTGCCGGGCACGCTGGTCGCGGCGGAGTGGATGGAGGCGGGACTCCTGGAGACCGCGCAGTCGTACACCGCCAAGTACGGCGGCGCGTAG
- a CDS encoding SDR family NAD(P)-dependent oxidoreductase — protein sequence MTTALITGATAGIGAAFARRLAADGHDVVLVARDLKRLREQATELHDKHGVEAEVLAADLSDEDGIAAVEARLSDPKNPVDVLVNNAGFGNKGRFLEVSMADELKMLTVHCEAVLRLTSAAVAGMRTRGRGGVVNVASVAAFVPRGTYGASKAWVVQFTQGAARDLAGSGVRLMALCPGFVRTEFHERAGMGTDNIPGWMWLDADKLVASALADLNRGKSLSIPDPRYKALMGIVKLAPRGLLGGVSAKAGRSYGPN from the coding sequence ATGACGACTGCATTGATTACGGGTGCGACGGCGGGCATCGGCGCCGCGTTCGCGCGCCGGCTGGCCGCCGACGGTCACGACGTGGTGCTGGTGGCGCGCGATCTGAAGCGGCTGCGGGAGCAGGCGACCGAACTGCACGACAAGCACGGCGTCGAGGCGGAGGTGCTCGCCGCGGACCTGTCGGACGAGGACGGCATCGCGGCCGTGGAGGCGCGGCTGTCGGACCCGAAGAACCCGGTCGACGTGCTGGTGAACAACGCCGGGTTCGGGAACAAGGGGCGCTTCCTCGAAGTCTCCATGGCCGACGAGCTGAAGATGCTCACGGTGCACTGCGAGGCGGTGCTGCGGCTGACCTCGGCGGCCGTCGCGGGGATGCGGACGCGCGGTCGCGGGGGCGTGGTGAACGTGGCGTCGGTGGCCGCGTTCGTGCCGCGCGGCACGTACGGCGCTTCGAAGGCGTGGGTCGTGCAGTTCACCCAGGGCGCGGCGCGGGACCTGGCCGGGAGCGGGGTGCGGCTGATGGCGCTCTGCCCGGGGTTCGTACGGACCGAGTTCCACGAGCGGGCCGGGATGGGGACGGACAACATCCCGGGCTGGATGTGGCTGGACGCGGACAAGCTGGTGGCGTCGGCGCTGGCCGACCTGAACCGCGGGAAGTCGCTGTCCATCCCGGACCCGCGGTACAAGGCGCTGATGGGGATCGTGAAGCTGGCGCCGCGCGGCCTGCTCGGCGGGGTGTCCGCCAAGGCAGGCCGCTCGTACGGGCCGAACTGA